The sequence below is a genomic window from Lolium perenne isolate Kyuss_39 chromosome 4, Kyuss_2.0, whole genome shotgun sequence.
GCTCAAGGAGCACATAGCCggaaagtcttacctatcctggatcataagaggcccaaaagtaaaagaatttgtttcaaaacagagaagtgtattgtggctgtctgattctatcggcaatagagctgtgacgatgaaacatgctctatggactgatccaaaatgaaacgaataaagtgaaagtataaagttaaaagaaaagttgagatcaagggggagaatgttaggaTGATCTCCACGGGATCGATCCCAACGGATCGATAACGATCCTTGACCTcgtccgcgccctgatcgggggcgcccaaccctatatatggttggtgggcccctgtgaCCTGCGCTATATAAAGAGGTGGGGGTCGGGGCTCGCAGTACGAGACTCGTTCGCGCCGCCAGTCACCCCACCGACATCCCTACCGATCTAGGGCAAGCGCAGTGCTCACGGGAAGCAccaccaccgtcgccaccgcacgCTCGCCCAtccgccgccgtcgccatggACAACGGCTCGAGCTGCTCCTCGAAGGGAGAAGGTTTGTCTCCCACTCCCTCTCGATCTCTCTCCGATCTAGCAGTGTACACAACAGCTATAGCTTCTAGCTGTATAGGATCTATTGTAGTCGTTGGCTACTCTAACAATTGGAACACCGCTGACCAAAAAAAAAATTTGGGAAGGAAGACCAGTGAAAAGTTTTAACACGGTAGAAACAGAGGAACAGGCATATTGCCAGACTGAAATTTGATTTCTCGCCtcactttcttttcatttttatgttcttGGCCTTGGTTTGAGTGGTGTGACCCCAACAATATTTGGGTTGGCACGGATAATCCTTGCAACTCGGTGGGCATGGGCCTCTTCTATGTCGCCACCATCATTTTCATCGGAAACGAGAAAATTACATCTTTTGGAACTCCCCTTGGCTGCATGGAAATAATCCAAAGATATTGTTCCTCTAATTTTTGAAGCTTCCACAAAGAAAAAAGTGGAGTGTCAAGCAAGCAATGCATAACAAGCCTTGGGTCTCAAACATCGAGATGGACATTAATTTGGCTATGTAACATATCCATGTGTACATCTGGCTATGGGCACAACTCAATGAAACTCAACTCCATGAGGACATCGAAGGCTACCTCTTGGAAGCTCACAACCAATTGAGAATACTTCTCTTCTCGGCATATAATGCTCAATTTTTCGGGGCCACCAAAAGTTAAAAAAAAAGACGTTTTTTGGCTATTCCAAATAAGCTTTGGACAACGTATCGTCTTGAGAAGAGAGGATGACACAATTGTGGTCTTTACCGGCCTATTCTCCCATTGCCGGTATACCAAGAGGCTTTGTGGGATTTGTCAAGGATTAGCTTGGGCTCCCATCTATTCGGACCTATGAGTGTACAGCGGACCTTTCATTCAAAGCTTGGTGGGCGAGCATGTCATATAAGGGTCTTTAACAACAAATCCATGCCTCCGACTATCCTGCTTGAGCTCATTAAAAGTGAGGCTAAGCTTTGAGTTTCCGCTAGAGCAAAACTTTTGCCTCCTGTAATATTGGGAGAGTAATCTCTTTTGTAACTTCAGTTCTTGTTTTTGTCAAGCTCTTCTACTTACCTAACGAATGGTGGCAAATAGTTTGACCTCCTTGTTAAAAAAAAAATTCTAGCGTTCCAGCACTCGAGGAAGGATGGAAGCAATAGCTGCTTGGCAACCACAAAGTTCCTAGAGTGCGTCCTGACTACAAACTTTTGCTCACAACCAGACCCAAACATAGCATGGTGAAGTCGCGATGGGGACATGGAGTACATGGTAAGTGAAAAGAACGACCAGAAGGTACAAACACTTCGCCATCTGATGTCTTCGAGTTGCAGAGCGGTGAATGGCGCAGATCTGGCTTTCGGCAGCTGCCAGGAGGAGCAAACAGGAAGTGGGAAAGGAAGGGCGCCCCTGCAAGGAATGAACACCTTTCTGGATCTCAAAAGCGTACTGCGCCAGTCCCTGTCCCAAGGGGGGTGGAAAAGTAGTGTCCTCTGTGTCAGCTGATGCAAAGCTGTGGCGGGCTGCTCGTCGTTTTTGCATCTTTCTTCATTGTGATTTCCCCGTTCTAAAATATATGGTGTACACAATCTGACATAAGCCAAAATTTGCTACTACTACTAGGTTTAAGCAACTTTAGAGAGAAACATTACATCAACAATTTCAAATATATGCACTGCAAAAAAATACTTTACTATGACCTGTTGGTATAGATTTGGGAGATTTAACCTTATATACCTAACAGTTTGGAATTTTGGAATGAAAGGTTTAATATTATTCTTATAGTCTAGGAACTGGTTGCATTGGCCATACTGAATACCCAAAGGTCCAATACCAACTTGCACAGATGTGCAACTGAAGTTCACAGTAGCGGAACAGGAAGGCTTTGATAGGTATATCTTCCCTTGATTTCAATCATTTGTAAGTCTGAGAGAACAGAAACTACAACTGTATAATTAGTCCTTGCTCCTAATTTTTTCTTTCTGTAACTATAAACAGTTAGAAACGCAATGCGTCAACGAAACTTTACAAGGTTGATGTATGCTATGACGATGGTCATACTTGTGCACAAGATCAACTGGTTAACTCTTCTTTTGCTGCTACTTATATGATGATCAGATGAACCATCTGTATGCTACTGTAAGTCTTTCCGGGTCCTGGCATGGAGAGGTGGGAACTGATCTTCATCTTCTATTCTGTAAAATCCTGACGACCTACAGCAGTAGACAAGTTAACAATATTGACCATATTAAGGCACAGGGCAATGGACCAAATGTAGTAAAGGTACAGCGGCATGCAAAGTTGGCCACTGAAAAAAAAAGACCTAGTACATACTATCTGACAAATCACCTGTATTATTTCTACTATGTTTCTTAAGATTTTACCTCTAGGAATTTTAAGGCTGAAGATTAAATATATTATTTTGCTCTCTAAGATACTTAAGGTTACCTGCTTTGCGTCGAACCAGCTCCATTGCTTGGTAACACCGATGCAGAGCCATTGCTTGGTAACACTGATGCAGAGCCATTGCTTGGTAACACCGGTGCAGAGCCATTGCTTGGTAACACTGATGCAGAGCCATTGCTTGGTAACACCGATGCAGAGTCTGCAGACGCCTTACTACTGGAGGATGTGCTGGGAGCCTTGTCTGACTTTGGTGAGGGAGATGTCAGTGATAAAGGCCCCAAAGAACCGAACTCAATAATCCTATCTGGTTGTGTATTCAAGGCTCCAGGTTGAGAATATCCTTTTGTGGCAGGGAAAAAGGGGCGAGAAGTACTAGATGCCAGAAGCATCCGTTGGCTATTCCTGCTATCATGAGGAATAACAATATTAGTCAATAATGGCCTTGGTTTACTTCCATTTGCAATCACTCCTTCGTTCAGTTTAACCTCCTTTATTGAACCATTTGGAATGTTCACAACTTGGCCATTCGGTACATGCCTTGTTCCTCTTACAGAAGATAGGTGCTCACTGCGATTATCACAATTTATTTTTGTAGCCAGGTTCTTCTTCGAGAAACCCCTGCTCTGTACGTTACTTTGAGGTCTTAATGGCTCAGAAGTTAGCCTTCGATGCATTGACTGGTTGAGTATGTTATGCCCTTTATGAGTGTCGTAGATTTGCTTTCTGGCCAAGGTATTGTTTAAGTATGCGCCCACATCTGGAGTACCCTGAACTTCAGGTTGCTGATGTTCTGCACTAGCTGGTCGTACACACTCCATACCAGTATTGTAGTTTTTCTTCTGCAAGAAGCTTTTGTTCGAGCAGACATCCCCATAGTACCTTTGTACATGCCTTGCTTCATAGTGAGGTTTGACACATCCGTTTTGAGTCTGACCATTGTGCTTTTCAATCATCTCCCTGCCTGAGCAGTTATATCCATTTAGACCATTATCAATTCTCAATGGCTGACTTATCCTAACTCCATTGGTCACACTATCTGGCGCTAGTTGTTCCTTGTAAGGAACAAAACTTCGTTTCGGAACCGCGGCATGGCTGTTTTTAGTCTTTACTGATTGATTGATCAGTGTCTTTCCATTCTCTCTTATAGATGCTATATGCTGTAATACATGAAGGGAACCCGTAAGTATCATAGCTTTGGTGTACAAGAATAAAAAAAACTATGACCATTAACAATAACAGTTTACAGATAGATATCTTTGTGAGGAATAAAGCAATACATGTTTTCTAAAGTGAACAGAGGTTTAAGTTAAGTTGCCAGCTAACCAAAACAATAAACCATGTCCACTTATTTCTTTGACCATAAGAGGACAATGAACAGGATGaccaaatgaaaactagaagcatGTCGGCAAAAGCCATGCATGCATATAGCAAACTAAAAGTATTTTGACTTACTTTACTGAAAAAGCGTGAATGtccaaaaaatgaaaaacgacTGTTCCTACTTCCTACCTTCTCACGAGTATATAGGCCAGTTCCATGCATAGTTGGTACAGCCTCCAAAGTAGGGCACCAAGAAACAGAAATATCTGAATCAGCAAAATAAGACGGAGACAATCCATTTGATGgaacatctattccacaggcattgAGATCAAAGACCGCACCCCAGTGGTCCTCATCCTGTGATTGCTGTGAAACTTCAGTGCTATGAGAAGAAACTGGAGATAATTTCCTTCCATCAGTTTCAGTATATGAGGGTAACATCAGCCCTGGCAGCGTCATATCAGTACTTAACAGGATGCTACGATTCAGAATGTCAAACAAATCCTGGTCAACATTACCGTCAGAAGATGCTTCTTTCACAGACTGCAAAAGTTCATCAAACAAGTATTCTAAGTTGTACTGAACTTGACGGAGGCATCTCAACTGCGATTCCAAATCACCTGATAGATCAGGCAAGTTCAACAGTGAGAGTGGAGGAAGATGGTGTTTTTCCACATGGAGAGAAATTCCATTCAATTTTTTCTTGTTCACTGGACCAGGATTTGGAAGTCTCAAATAACTGCTATCCGTAGAGTTCAATATACGTGGTGAATAGTTTGCACCAATATGTGGCTGAATCAGTGATTTATCATCCATAGAGGTTTCAGCTGTAAGGCGAGATACCTGTCCTTCCATTTCATGGCCCGCATAGTACTGTTCACTGGCACCATTTCTATATTCGTGAAAAACATATGAGGGTTTCTTTGGTTTATCATGGACACAGTGGGATGACCTTGCACTTAAATCAATCCTTGGTGCCAACGATTCATCTCCCGGAAAACATCCACCCTGTGTAGGCACGTTTACTTTGGCACTTGATCTGTTCTTAGCCAAGCTCTTCGCAACACAAAGAGGACTTAAGTTCTGATCCTTCTTGGAAGAAATATGCATGCATGACAGATCACCCACAAGTTGCTTGCTGGAATCAAGGAAGGGCTGAGAATGAGATGCACCAACATGGACACTATCTGCCCTTACCCCGCTTTCATTCCTCTCCAAAGTGTTtttaaaaaatacaaaaatatcaccAGGAATATGTTCTGGCTGTAACATGAGAATTTGACCAAGCTTCCGAGCGCCAAACGAGAATGCGGTTCGAATACGATTAAAATTAGCTGCACAAA
It includes:
- the LOC127294895 gene encoding uncharacterized protein; this encodes MPGGLPALMAGAVPAPAAIPAAAMPAAEVAAAEVVRRVHPTHASDRRRAQVVDYARRIVGTALGCEVFLFGSVPLKTYLPDGDIDLTVIGNTSRNSTFIDDIYYILGSGEQNTDAEFEVKDLEHIDAEVRLIKCTIGNIIVDISFNQTGGICALCFLELVDRKVGKNHLFKRSIILIKAWCYYESRLLGAHHGLISTYALEILILYIFNLFHKSLHGPLEVLYRFLEYFSKFDWDNYCISLNGPVAVSSLPNLIVEGTNVPGDDLLFDKEFLEESVEKAFVQPRNFDARCTKFRVKHLNIIDPLKECNNLGRSVNRANFNRIRTAFSFGARKLGQILMLQPEHIPGDIFVFFKNTLERNESGVRADSVHVGASHSQPFLDSSKQLVGDLSCMHISSKKDQNLSPLCVAKSLAKNRSSAKVNVPTQGGCFPGDESLAPRIDLSARSSHCVHDKPKKPSYVFHEYRNGASEQYYAGHEMEGQVSRLTAETSMDDKSLIQPHIGANYSPRILNSTDSSYLRLPNPGPVNKKKLNGISLHVEKHHLPPLSLLNLPDLSGDLESQLRCLRQVQYNLEYLFDELLQSVKEASSDGNVDQDLFDILNRSILLSTDMTLPGLMLPSYTETDGRKLSPVSSHSTEVSQQSQDEDHWGAVFDLNACGIDVPSNGLSPSYFADSDISVSWCPTLEAVPTMHGTGLYTREKHIASIRENGKTLINQSVKTKNSHAAVPKRSFVPYKEQLAPDSVTNGVRISQPLRIDNGLNGYNCSGREMIEKHNGQTQNGCVKPHYEARHVQRYYGDVCSNKSFLQKKNYNTGMECVRPASAEHQQPEVQGTPDVGAYLNNTLARKQIYDTHKGHNILNQSMHRRLTSEPLRPQSNVQSRGFSKKNLATKINCDNRSEHLSSVRGTRHVPNGQVVNIPNGSIKEVKLNEGVIANGSKPRPLLTNIVIPHDSRNSQRMLLASSTSRPFFPATKGYSQPGALNTQPDRIIEFGSLGPLSLTSPSPKSDKAPSTSSSSKASADSASVLPSNGSASVLPSNGSAPVLPSNGSASVLPSNGSASVLPSNGAGSTQSRSSGFYRIEDEDQFPPLHARTRKDLQ